In a genomic window of Muntiacus reevesi chromosome 1, mMunRee1.1, whole genome shotgun sequence:
- the LOC136156189 gene encoding uncharacterized homolog — protein MADDKDSLPKLKDLAFLKNQLERLQQRVEDEVNSGVGQDASFLSSPFLKGFLAGYVVAKLRASAVLGFAVGTCTGIYVAQAYAVPNVEKTLRDYLQSLRKGPD, from the exons ATGGCGGATGACAAG GATTCTCTTCCCAAGCTTAAGGACCTGGCTTTTCTCAAGAACCAGCTGGAACGCCTGCAGCAGCGTGTGGAAGACGAAGTCAACAGTGGTGTAGGCCAG GATGCGTCATTCTTGTCCTCCCCATTCCTCAAGGGCTTTCTGGCTGGCTATGTGGTGGCCAAACTGAGGGCATCAGCAGTATTGGGCTTTGCCGTGGGCACCTGCACTGGCATATATGTAGCTCAGGCATATGCTGTGCCCAATGTGGAGAAGACATTGAGGGACTATCTTCAATCACTGCGCAAAGGGCCCGACTAG
- the SLC35A4 gene encoding probable UDP-sugar transporter protein SLC35A4, translated as MGLTPRLWLLEPPTLPLLALTVESAANSDSQYFLSRLLAPGSQLHNLIFPELSQPPPHLTPLASYTGHPGSSLGMSVEDGGVPGLGRPRQARWTLMLLLSTAMYGAHAPLLALCHVDGRVPFRPSSAVLLTELTKLLLCALSLLVGWQAWPQGTPPWRQAAPFALSALLYGANNNLVIYLQRYMDPSTYQVLSNLKIGSTALFYCLCLRHRLSARQGLALLLLMAAGACYAAGGLQDPGTTLPGPPSAAATSPMPLHITPLGLLLLILYCLISGLSSVYTELLLKRQRLPLALQNLFLYTFGVLLNLGLHAGGGPGPGLLEGFSGWAALVVLSQALNGLLMSAVMKHGSSITRLFVVSCSLVVNAVLSAALLRLQLTAAFFLATLLIGLAVRLYYGSR; from the coding sequence ATGGGACTGACCCCAAGACTATGGCTTCTAGAGCCACCCACCCTTCCTCTTCTAGCCCTTACTGTGGAGTCTGCAGCTAACTCTGACTCTCAGTATTTTCTCTCAAGGCTCCTCGCTCCTGGGAGCCAGCTCCATAACTTGATTTTCCCTGAACTGtcacaacccccaccccaccttacCCCCCTTGCTAGCTACACAGGCCACCCAGGGTCTAGTTTGGGCATGAGTGTAGAGGACGGGGGTGTGCCAGGCCTGGGCCGTCCCAGGCAGGCCCGCTGGACCCTGATGCTGCTCCTGTCCACTGCTATGTACGGTGCCCATGCCCCATTGCTGGCACTGTGCCACGTGGATGGCCGTGTCCCCTTCCGACCCTCCTCGGCTGTACTGCTGACTGAGCTGACCAAGCTGCTTCTCTGTGCCCTCTCCCTCTTGGTGGGCTGGCAAGCATGGCCCCAGGGGACTCCACCCTGGCGCCAGGCTGCCCCATTCGCACTGTCAGCCCTGTTGTACGGCGCCAACAACAACCTGGTGATCTACCTGCAACGTTACATGGACCCCAGCACCTACCAAGTGCTGAGCAATCTCAAGATTGGAAGCACAGCCCTGTTCTACTGCCTCTGCCTCCGACACCGCCTCTCTGCACGCCAGGGCTtagcgctgctgctgctgatggCCGCAGGAGCCTGCTATGCAGCTGGGGGcctccaggacccagggaccacCCTTCCCGGGCCCCCTTCAGCAGCTGCCACAAGCCCCATGCCCCTGCACATCACTCCACTGGGACTGCTGCTTCTCATCCTGTACTGCCTCATCTCCGGCTTGTCCTCCGTGTACACAGAGCTGCTCCTGAAGCGGCAGCGGCTGCCACTGGCCCTTCAAAACCTCTTCCTCTACACTTTTGGTGTGCTCCTGAACCTAGGTCTGCATGCAGGTGGTGGCCCtggcccaggcctcctggagggtTTCTCGGGATGGGCGGCACTCGTGGTGCTGAGCCAGGCACTGAATGGACTGCTCATGTCAGCCGTCATGAAACATGGCAGCAGCATCACACGCCTCTTTGTCGTGTCCTGCTCTCTAGTGGTCAATGCTGTGCTGTCCGCCGCCCTGCTGCGGCTTCAGCTCACCGCTGCCTTCTTCCTGGCCACACTGCTCATCGGCCTGGCAGTACGCCTGTACTATGGCAGTCGCTAG
- the EIF4EBP3 gene encoding eukaryotic translation initiation factor 4E-binding protein 3 has protein sequence MSSSTSCPIPGGREGLPDCYSSTPGGTLYATTPGGTRIIYDRKFLLECKNSPTARTPPCCLPQIPGVTAPPTAPPPKLEELTEQKETEEEIPDDAQFEMDI, from the exons ATGTCCTCATCCACCAGCTGCCCGAttcctgggggcagggaaggaCTGCCCGACTGCTACAGCAGCACGCCGGGGGGCACGCTATACGCCACTACCCCCGGAG GCACCAGGATCATCTACGACCGAAAGTTCCTGCTGGAGTGCAAGAACTCACCCACTGCCCGGACGCCTCCCTGCTGCCTCCCTCAGATTCCCGGTGTCACAGCTCCTCCAACAGCCCCACCCCCCAAGCTAGAGGAGCTGACGGAGcagaaggagacagaggaagagataccCG ATGATGCACAGTTTGAAATGGACATCTAA
- the APBB3 gene encoding amyloid-beta A4 precursor protein-binding family B member 3 isoform X1, with product MLGKDYMLAIILVNCDDDLWGDQSLEGEPGLPPGWRKIRDAAGTYYWHVPSGSTQWQRPTWESGDAEDPGKKTEGIWGLRPPKGRSFSSLESSLDQSNSLSWYGEESYIQRMEPGAKCFAVRSLGWVEVPEEDLVPGKSSIAVNNCIQQLAQTRSRSQPPDGAWGEGQNMLMILKKDAMSLVNPLDHSLIHCQPLVHIRVWGVGSSKGRDFAFVAGDKDSCMLKCHVFRCDVPAKAIASALHGLCAQILSERVEVSGDSLCCSLDPITPEDLPRQVELLDAVSQAAQKYEALYMGTLPVTKAMGMDVLNEAIGTLTTRGDRDTWVPAMLSVSDSVMTAHPIQAEAGAEEEPLWQCPVRLVTFIGVGRDPHTFGLIVDLGHQSFQCAAFWCQPHAGGLSEAVQAACMVQYQKCLVASAARGKAWGAQARARLRLKRTSSVDSPGGPLPLPLLKGGVGGAGAAPRKRGVFSFLDAFRLKPSLLHMP from the exons ATGCTGGGCAAGGATTACATGCTGGCCATCATTCTGGTCAACTGCGATG ATGACTTGTGGGGGGACCAGAGTCTGGAGGGGGAGCCAGGCCTGCCCCCTGGCTGGAGGAAGATCCGCGATGCTGCAGGTACTTATTATTGGCATGTACCCAGCGGTAGCACTCAGTGGCAGCGCCCAACCTGGGAGTCAGGAGATGCAGAGGACCCAGGCAAG AAGACAGAGGGAATTTGGGGACTTCGGCCCCCCAAGGGGAGATCCTTCTCCAGCCTGGAGAGCTCACTGGACCAGAG TAACTCTCTGTCCTGGTATGGTGAAGAATCCTACATCCAGAGAATGGAGCCAGGGGCTAAG TGCTTTGCAGTCCGCTCTCTGGGCTGGGTGGAAGTACCTGAAGAGGACCTGGTACCGGGGAAGAGCAGTATCGCTGTCAATAACTGCATCCAGCAGCTGGCCCAGACCCGTAGCCGGAGCCAGCCCCCAGATGGTGCCTGGGGTGAG GGCCAGAACATGCTGATGATTCTGAAGAAGGATGCCATGAGCCTGGTGAATCCCCTGGACCACAGTCTGATCCACTGCCAGCCCCTGGTGCACATCCGTGTATGGGGTGTGGGCAGCTCCAAGGGCCG GGACTTCGCTTTTGTGGCGGGTGACAAAGACAGCTGTATGCTCAAGTGCCATGTGTTTCGCTGTGACGTCCCTGCAAAGGCCATTGCCAGTGCCCTACATGGACTTTGTGCCCAG ATCTTGTCGGAGCGAGTGGAGGTCAGTGGTGATTCCCTTTGCTGCTCACTAGACCCCATCACCCCTGAAGACCTGCCTCGACAAG TGGAGCTACTGGATGCTGTGAGCCAGGCTGCTCAGAAGTATGAGGCACTGTACATGGGGACCCTGCCAGTCACCAAAGCCATGG GCATGGATGTGTTGAACGAGGCCATTGGTACGCTCACCACCCGTGGGGATCGGGACACCTGGGTCCCTGCCatgctcagtgtgtctgactctgttatGACAGCACATCCCATTCAG GCAGAGGCTGGTGCAGAGGAGGAGCCACTGTGGCAGTGTCCTGTGCGCCTCGTGACCTTTATTGGTGTTGGTCGTGACCCACACACCTTTGGTCTCATTGTCGACCTGGGCCATCAGAGCTTCCAGTGTGCAGCCTTCTGGTGCCAGCCCCATGCAGGGGGACTTTCTGAAGCTGTGCAGGCGGCTTGCATG GTTCAGTACCAGAAGTGTCTTGTGGCCTCTGCAGCTCGAGGCAAGGCCTGGGGTGCCCAGGCCCGTGCCCGCCTGCGGCTCAAGCGGACCAGCTCTGTGGACTCCCCAGGAGGTCCCCTGCCACTTCCCCTGCTCAAAGGAGGGGTTGGGGGTGCAGGGGCAGCCCCTCGAAAGCGGGGTGTCTTCTCTTTTCTTGATGCCTTCCGGCTGAAACCCTCTCTGCTCCACATGCCCTAA
- the SRA1 gene encoding steroid receptor RNA activator 1 isoform X1 → MAELYVKPGNTERGWNDPPQFSYGLQTQAGGPKRSPLTKRVAAPQDGSPRVPTSETSPGLPPVGPPPPSSKASRPPPFVGSCPPSRTVPMDSPVVEPETLLEDVLRPLERVLEDCRGHIKKQVCDDISRRLALLQEQWAGGKLSTPVKKRMALLVQELSSHQWDAADDIHRSLMVDHVTEVSQWMVGVKRLIAVKRSLFSEEEANEEKSIATAEQNQTVPGVQHDL, encoded by the exons ATGGCGGAGCTGTATGTGAAGCCGG GCAACACGGAGCGCGGCTGGAACGATCCGCCGCAATTCTCCTATGGGCTACAGACCCAGGCTGGCGGACCCAAGCGCTCGCCGCTGACCAAGAGGGTCGCCGCTCCCCAGGATGGATCCCCCAGAG TCCCCACTTCAGAGACATCTCCTGGGCTCCCCCCAGTGGGGCCTCCACCTCCATCAAGTAAGGCTTCCAGACCCCCCCCATTTGTGGGGAGCTGTCCTCCCTCCAGAACGGTGCCCATGGATTCCCCAGTCGTTGAGCCTGAGACTCTGCTGGAAGATGTACTGAGACCTTTGGAACGGGTGTTGGAGGACTGCCGTGGCCACATAAAG AAGCAGGTATGTGATGACATCAGCCGACGCCTGGCTCTGCTGCAGGAACAGTGGGCTGGAGGGAAGCTGTCAACGCCTGTAAAGAAGAGGATGGCTCTGCTGGTGCAAG AGCTTTCAAGCCACCAGTGGGATGCAGCAGATGACATCCACCGCTCACTCATGGTTGACCATGTGACTGAGGTCAGTCAGTGGATGGTGGGAGTTAAAAGATTAATTGCGGTAAAGAGGAGTCTGTTTTCAGAGGAGGAGGCCAATGAAGAGAAATCCATAGCCACAGCTGAGCAGAACCAAACTGTACCAGGTGTCCAGCACGACCTGTGA
- the APBB3 gene encoding amyloid-beta A4 precursor protein-binding family B member 3 isoform X2, whose translation MKTEGIWGLRPPKGRSFSSLESSLDQSNSLSWYGEESYIQRMEPGAKCFAVRSLGWVEVPEEDLVPGKSSIAVNNCIQQLAQTRSRSQPPDGAWGEGQNMLMILKKDAMSLVNPLDHSLIHCQPLVHIRVWGVGSSKGRDFAFVAGDKDSCMLKCHVFRCDVPAKAIASALHGLCAQILSERVEVSGDSLCCSLDPITPEDLPRQVELLDAVSQAAQKYEALYMGTLPVTKAMGMDVLNEAIGTLTTRGDRDTWVPAMLSVSDSVMTAHPIQAEAGAEEEPLWQCPVRLVTFIGVGRDPHTFGLIVDLGHQSFQCAAFWCQPHAGGLSEAVQAACMVQYQKCLVASAARGKAWGAQARARLRLKRTSSVDSPGGPLPLPLLKGGVGGAGAAPRKRGVFSFLDAFRLKPSLLHMP comes from the exons ATG AAGACAGAGGGAATTTGGGGACTTCGGCCCCCCAAGGGGAGATCCTTCTCCAGCCTGGAGAGCTCACTGGACCAGAG TAACTCTCTGTCCTGGTATGGTGAAGAATCCTACATCCAGAGAATGGAGCCAGGGGCTAAG TGCTTTGCAGTCCGCTCTCTGGGCTGGGTGGAAGTACCTGAAGAGGACCTGGTACCGGGGAAGAGCAGTATCGCTGTCAATAACTGCATCCAGCAGCTGGCCCAGACCCGTAGCCGGAGCCAGCCCCCAGATGGTGCCTGGGGTGAG GGCCAGAACATGCTGATGATTCTGAAGAAGGATGCCATGAGCCTGGTGAATCCCCTGGACCACAGTCTGATCCACTGCCAGCCCCTGGTGCACATCCGTGTATGGGGTGTGGGCAGCTCCAAGGGCCG GGACTTCGCTTTTGTGGCGGGTGACAAAGACAGCTGTATGCTCAAGTGCCATGTGTTTCGCTGTGACGTCCCTGCAAAGGCCATTGCCAGTGCCCTACATGGACTTTGTGCCCAG ATCTTGTCGGAGCGAGTGGAGGTCAGTGGTGATTCCCTTTGCTGCTCACTAGACCCCATCACCCCTGAAGACCTGCCTCGACAAG TGGAGCTACTGGATGCTGTGAGCCAGGCTGCTCAGAAGTATGAGGCACTGTACATGGGGACCCTGCCAGTCACCAAAGCCATGG GCATGGATGTGTTGAACGAGGCCATTGGTACGCTCACCACCCGTGGGGATCGGGACACCTGGGTCCCTGCCatgctcagtgtgtctgactctgttatGACAGCACATCCCATTCAG GCAGAGGCTGGTGCAGAGGAGGAGCCACTGTGGCAGTGTCCTGTGCGCCTCGTGACCTTTATTGGTGTTGGTCGTGACCCACACACCTTTGGTCTCATTGTCGACCTGGGCCATCAGAGCTTCCAGTGTGCAGCCTTCTGGTGCCAGCCCCATGCAGGGGGACTTTCTGAAGCTGTGCAGGCGGCTTGCATG GTTCAGTACCAGAAGTGTCTTGTGGCCTCTGCAGCTCGAGGCAAGGCCTGGGGTGCCCAGGCCCGTGCCCGCCTGCGGCTCAAGCGGACCAGCTCTGTGGACTCCCCAGGAGGTCCCCTGCCACTTCCCCTGCTCAAAGGAGGGGTTGGGGGTGCAGGGGCAGCCCCTCGAAAGCGGGGTGTCTTCTCTTTTCTTGATGCCTTCCGGCTGAAACCCTCTCTGCTCCACATGCCCTAA
- the LOC136158215 gene encoding uncharacterized protein, with protein sequence MECGEAMGTGAALGQGPSASGALTDNPQARLTVVVEVERTRSGPKETCHPTLLLEGANSICLLRPGPLESQEAEQELLARVRPTLGSVGRGYSVALLLRGRETEAPRLVPQLLQMLFEEALPLKGSDAMLSTLSLVQLSASGRSRDLLTPGAGNLSVLDVAPLGLVVENASEVEVSDSRAASELYLRAVCGEGRDCPLLQVLAGNVAGEEVEGSLTWIVSWLLEGNNYSSLLLRLDPQGSPLSLFQSALLGAAGRRRKVKHVRPTLWDAVEEARARRASLKSLRSGLLGDALTDSGLSQLGRALRELHVSKCFGCLFSFNALYNFYQLHFMDKKTEAQKTSHLPEVTHSTASTNPGLQKEPQVAGRTASIGPDLHQMHPFRDTEEQAQQTPDVALHFFLAQAQRHRLRGQHQAWIQEVLKHMEQDDEVVAGDQVKGLVAEEDSKERQRWHREQTVLRCQLEALQAELDAAEQDLTALYDLHVQAAQAQTCHVLQVFRAWRGLCEEQVMTTEHHYRSLLAGILQDSISLATQNQELQAQNKQLRQTGLAAVVLDTCPEEKSGDQESDRGTFFSPHL encoded by the exons ATGGAGTGTGGAGAGGCGATGGGCACAGGGGCTGCTTTGGGCCAGGGCCCCTCAGCCTCCGGAGCCCTCACGGACAACCCACAGGCCCGGTTGACCGTGGTGGTGGAAGTAGAGCGGACAAGATCTG GCCCCAAGGAGACCTGCCACCCTACGCTCCTTCTGGAGGGGGCCAACAGCATCTGCCTACTTCGCCCTGGGCCTCTGGAGAGTCAG GAGGCAGAGCAGGAGCTGCTAGCACGAGTCCGGCCCACACTGGGCTCCGTGGGCCGAGGGTACAGTGTGGCCCTGCTGCTTCGGGGTCGGGAAACAGAGGCGCCCCGGCTCGTGCCTCAG CTGCTACAGATGCTGTTTGAAGAAGCTCTGCCCCTCAAGGGCTCTGACGCTATGCTTAGCACTCTTAGCCTGGTACAG CTCAGCGCCAGTGGGAGGAGCCGGGACCTGCTGACTCCAGGGGCAGGGAACCTATCCGTGCTGGATGTGGCTCCTCTGGGCTT GGTGGTGGAAAATGCCAGCGAAGTGGAGGTATCTGACTCAAGAGCTGCCTCAGAGTTGTACTTGCGGGCTGTGTGTGGAGAAGGCAG AGACTGTCCCCTGCTGCAGGTACTGGCTGGCAATGTGGCTGGTGAGGAGGTGGAGGGCTCTCTGACCTGGATTGTCTCATGGCTTCTGGAAGGAAACAACTACAGTAGCCTCCTTCTTCGCCTGGATCCTCAAG GCAGCCCCCTGAGCTTGTTCCAGTCTGCTTTGTTGGGGGCcgcaggaaggaggaggaaggtgaAACACGTGAGGCCCACCCTGTGGGATGCAGTAGAAGAGGCCCGGGCCCGCCGAGCTAGTCTGAAGAGCCTGCGATCAGGCCTCCTTGGGGACGCCCTGACAGACAGTGGGCTCAGCCAGCTAGGCAGGGCACTGCGGGAGCTGCATGTGAGCAAG TGCTTTGGGTGCCTTTTCTCATTTAATGCTCTCTACAACTTTTATCAGCTCCACTTCATGGACAAGAAAACGGAGGCTCAAAAGACTAGCCACCTGCCTGAG GTGACACATTCAACAGCAAGcaccaacccaggtctccagaagGAGCCTCAAG TGGCAGGAAGAACAGCATCTATAGGACCTGATCTCCACCAAATGCACCCATTTAGGGACACTGAGGAACAG GCCCAGCAGACTCCGGATGTGGCTCTGcacttcttcctggctcaggcCCAGAGGCACAGACTGCGAGGGCAGCACCAAGCGTGGATCCAAGAGGTGCTGAAGCACATGGAACAGGACGACGAGGTGGTGGCAGGTGACCAGGTCAAAGGTCTGGTGGCTGAGGAG GACTCCAAGGAGAGGCAGAGATGGCACCGGGAGCAGACAGTGCTGAGATGTCAGCTGGAGGCCCTTCAGGCAGAACTGGATGCTGCGGAGCAGGACCTGACAGCACTCTATGACCTACACGTGCAGGCTGCCCAGGCTCAGACATGCCATGTGCTGCAG GTATTTCGAGCCTGGCGGGGGCTGTGCGAGGAGCAGGTCATGACTACAGAGCATCACTACCGCAGCCTGCTGGCTGGCATCTTGCAAGACTCCATCAGCTTGGCCACACAGAACCAGGAGCTCCAAGCCCAGAATAAGCAACTTCGGCAGACCGGGTTGGCAGCGGTTGTGCTGGATACCTGCCCTGAGGAGAAATCTGGTGATCAGGAATCCGACAGGGGCACTTTCTTCTCTCCTCATTTGTAA